The DNA region GGAATCAATCCTGCCGTGCCTCACCGTTGCCATTGATAGACTCAGTAAGTGACTGCGGACCGCGAACGTGCAGAGACGCATTTCCAAAGAGGCCTCGACTTGTTTGCAGAGGGCAAGAATGAAGAAGCCGTTACGGAATATGAACAATGCCTCGCGGTTAATCCCGCGCACTCGGAAGCCCTGCACGGACTCGCGCGCGCCTTGCAGGAGTTGAACCGCTTTGACGAGTCGGTAACTGCGTGCAAGCGGCTCGTGGAGCTCAAGCCCGATGACCCGCTCTCGTTTACCGCTTTGTCGATCGCGCTGCATAGAAAAGGATTGATCACCGAAGCCGAATCCGCCGCTAATCGAGCGCGAATCCTCGACTGGAAGAAGCAACTGCGCGAGAAAAAACCGCGCACCATCTAATTCCACTTCGAGCCAGC from Terriglobales bacterium includes:
- a CDS encoding tetratricopeptide repeat protein encodes the protein MTADRERAETHFQRGLDLFAEGKNEEAVTEYEQCLAVNPAHSEALHGLARALQELNRFDESVTACKRLVELKPDDPLSFTALSIALHRKGLITEAESAANRARILDWKKQLREKKPRTI